In Opitutaceae bacterium, the sequence CGATCAAGGAGATCCCGTTGAAGGCTTATGAGTATGTCGTAAATGGGAAGCCTGCACTAGAGTGGGTCATGGAGCGCCAGGCTGTGATGGAGGACAAAGAGAGCGGCATTGTAAACGACGCTAACTTGTGGGGTATAGAAACCATGGAGAATCCTCGCTATCCGCTGGAGCTCTTTCAGCGGGTGATCACCGTCAGCCTGGAAACGCTGAATATCATCGAAAAGCTACCAGCCCTCGACATCTGAGGGCTCAAGGCCGCTGTTTTTGCGATTGGGTAATCGCGATCTTTTCCGGCACGGCTTGTTTCAGACTCACCCGCTTGCTTGCCGAGAGCAGTAGCTTCTCAGCGGAAGCGGTATCAGACGAATCCAAGAACCTCTTCACCTCATGCTTCGTCCGGATGTGATCTGCCGGTCCCATCCTCTTTACATTGAGTGCTTCTGAAATGGTGCGAAGTGCATCCGGACCTGCCCGCAGGGCCATCAGCTGCTCTACCGTCACCGTTTGTTGTGGTTCGCTCGCCATGTTCGTTCCCTCTTTAGGCTGGTCTCAAACTGACCTTCCGGAACCCATTCGTGCAATGGCGCACGATGGCCGTGTGGTCCGGCAAATTCCGAAACTCATGGGGTTTGATTAGGTACTCCTCCACGCGTTGGTAAGTATGGGAGGTGTGATCCTGATGTACAGTGCGAGATGCGCGTTCGACCCAGTGTTTCCCTAAGGCGTTGGCGCACCGAAGGGCATCGAGCTCGGATGCGGCGCGATACATGAATAGATTTTTGAGATTCAAAGCGAAAACCTCCGCTTGTTCTTTGGTTTGTGGGGGGATGAGGGATTCAAAAGCTTGGGCAGAAACGACGAGCATCAGCATGCAATCCCGCAGACGGTCGATGACGTTGAAGTCACTGGTACCGTCATGGCTGGCCGTGATCGCGTTCTGAAATTCGTCACCGACATAGATCAGTTGGTTGAGGGAATACTTCTGATGCGGGGGCAGCGCGTAGCGTCTAAGCGCGTGGCGATACATGAGCAGCTTCGCTACAGTGAATACGTACTGGCGCTCCGTGGTGAAGTCCTGGGGCACGTCGACGCAGAAAATCTTCCCTTTATCCACGTCAGCGATGGAGCAGGTATCGGGCTCGTTTGAGCTGAAGATTTCAGCGATTTCAGGGGTGCCGAGATACTCGAGGTAGTTCTGAGAGGTTCCGATTTCACCGGCACGCTGCTCCTTGGCCTCGTGCTTCATGTAGGTCTGCTCGAGGATCTCAGCTAATTTCAGCTTCCGCAGGTTCGGATCTCCCTCGGCCAACTTGTCCAGCGCGGCCTGCAGGGCCTCCTCCGAAGTGAGAAGATCATAGGCATTGGTCGCCGTAACCGGTCGCCCAATCTCCGAGAGGAGCTCAAACGCGCGGGCGATGTGGGAGGCACCCTTGACCTTAAAGAAGCCTTTCTCGTCACGCGGATTCAGGGCGGCCGCTGTATCCACCAAGATGCGCGCGCGCGTCGTGAAGGGAAAGCGAGCGTCTCCCGTTACGTTGAGGCGGTGTTTCGGGGCGTCAGCTTCGCCTGGCAAGCGAGGACGGAGGTGAATGATATCGTGCTCGCGACCGTACTTCTTCGCGAGCCATTCGAGGTAGAACCACTCATCGCCCTTGTTCGCCATCACCATCCCACCCATGCGCGGGTTCCGCTCGAAAAGGGCTTTCATGAGTCCGTTCATCCCTGAGGTCTTTCCGGATCCGGTGTCACCCGTGAAAAAGAAGTGCCGGTTTGCCTTGTCCCTTGTCCACCGGAAGCCGGCGAACTGGAGCACGATCTCCCAGCGGTCGGCGACGGCCTTGCCCGCCGGGTCTTTGATCCATCGTCGATGGTCAGCGTAGTAGAACATGGCGCCACACAGCGCGACGATGGCAATGCCGACACCGTAGGCCCACGGCAGAGAAAGCCTTGAGGCTCCGATTGCGCCAGGAAGGCCCGCCGCGAGGGCCAGAGGAAGCACCCATTTGGCGCTGATTCCAGGCTCATTCTTGCGCAGATTCTGGAACACACGATGCGCGGCAAAGGCCGAGAATCCGAACGAGATTGTAAGCAGAATGGCTGTAGTGGAATGAGGACTACGCAGCCATTCGCGCAAAAGGAAATCTGGTGGCGGGAGCGGTTTCATACTCAGTTTCTGAAACTGACCATGTGAGAAAGCCGCGAGTTGGTCGATAGGCTGCATCTACCGAAAAAACGGTAGATGAATTGCAAGTCAGTTGCCGTCGTTTGGACGGATTTTCGTCGCATGTTTTCATCGGGTATTGCGTCTTACCCAAAAAAGGAGGGTGCCGAGAACTACTGCCACCGTTTTTTGTAGCCCAAAAACAATGATCCGGGGGTTTGGGAAAACGATCGTCTACCGTGAAAACGGTAGACGATCTACCGTAGATTCGGGAGGAGCACGCCATTGAGGAACTGGTCGCGGAGGTTCGTGATTGTTCGCATGATCACTGTCGGAACCATTCGAAGCGGCGCGGACTATCTCTCTCGCCACTTGAGAAAGAACGATTACTGGGCTGAGGGCGAAAAGGAAGTCGAGGGCGAGTGGATCGGCCTAGGGGCCGAACGCCTCCAACTCGAGGGACAGGTGAAGTCGAAAGACTTTGAGGCGCTTCGTACCAACCGCCACCCACAGACGGGCGAGGCGCTGACTCCTCGGGATGCGCCCGACCGCGTCGCCTTCTTCGACATCCAGCTGTCTGCACCGAAAGACGTGAGTATTGTCGCCATGGTGGGCGGTGACGAACGGGTCGTGACGGCCTTTCGTGAAGCCGTGAAGGTGGCACTTGCGGAAATGGAACGGTACGCGGCAGTCCGCGACCGACGTGGGAAGAACAATGAGACTGAAAATCATCGACTTACCCATGAATTCGCTGGTGGGCTTTTTTTCCACGACGCCAGTCGAGACCTGGACCCACAGCTGCACGCCCATGCGGTACTCGCGAACCTGACGTTCGACGCTGAACGCGGCCACTGGATGGCACTCCAGCCAGCGGAGATGCTGCGCGCGTCGCCGTACGTTCGTCAGGTGCTGTATCGGGAATTGGCGACACGGCTGCATGCACTCGGGTATGCGACGACTGAAATGACCGCGACAGGTTTCGGAATCGAAGGAATCGGGCATTTGCGGGAGCGTTACTCGAAGCGTTCCGCTCAGGTCGAGCAACTCGCAAAAGACTTTCAGGCCGCCAAAGGACGGCGCCCCACAAAAAAGGAATTCGAGATTCTGGTCCGCGAATCCAGAAATGACAAACTGACTGAAGTCACTACCGAGGCTGTTCGACGTGGGCAACGCGAGCAACTGACGCCGAAGGAGCAAAGCGACCTAGAGCAGCTCGTGGCACACGCACGCTTGGCACCGCTTAAAGTTCAGGCCTCGATTGGAACGCCAGCGGAGGTTCTGGAATCTGCCTTTCGGCATGTGTACGAAAGGGCTAGCGTGGCGCGGGAGGGTGTCGTCTTGGCGGCTGCGCTGACCCTTCACCCACGCTTCTCGGATTGGCGCGGACTGCGTCATGCCTTGGAGCAACACCCCGAGTCGCTTCGAGGTGAGGGTGAAGTAACCTTGCGCTCCGTCAAACGGGAGGAAATGGACACGGTGCACCGTGTTACCGCTGGGAGGAACACGCGCTTCGCGTTGGGCGACCCTGACGCGCTTCCATCCGGTCTGACGCAAGGCCAAGAAGTGGCGGCCCGCGCTCTACTCGCTAGCAAGGACTTCGTCACGGTTCTGGTCGGCGATGCCGGAACGGGAAAGACCTCCGTCCTCCGTGCGCTTGATACCGCCCACCGGGCAAGACGCACGGACGGCTTCCTCGTCCTCGCGCCCACCACGAAAGCGCGCGACGGGCTCGTGGAGGCGGGTTTCGCCGATGCTGATACAATTCAAAGGTTCCTCGTCAGTTCTGAACTTCAAACAGCTTCAATCGGCCGTGCGATCGTGGTCGATGAGGCCGGTCTTCTCTCGTCGAAGCAATTGGATCGCTTGACCGCTATTGCAGAGAGCAACTATTCCCGAGTGCTGCTCATCGGCGACACGAAGCAACACTACAGCGTCGAACGAGGCGACGCGTTGCGCAACATTCTCGAACGCTCCCCAATCGATCCCGTTCGACTCTCCGAGGTGCTTCGCCAGAAATCCGAGGACGATAGGAAATTCAGCCGTCACCTCGCCGAGGGGGAAATTTACCGCGCCTTCAGCCTGGCTGAACGCAAAGGGATGCTCAAGGAGATCGGGTCCGAGGAGGATCTTTTCGCTCACGCGGCTGAACGCGTCGTGGCGCACCGCAAGGCCAACGAGGATCCGCTGGTGGTGATCCCTCTTTGGAGCGAAATCGAACGCTTTACGGCCAAACTACGGCCGGCCCTTCGCAGCGCTGGTCTGCTCGGCAATGAGGAAGTCAAACGCGAGTCGCTGAATCCGCTCGGTTGGACGGTCGAGCAAAAGGCTTTGTGGCATCTCTATCGGGAGAACCATCGCATCGTCTTCGTTCGACGGACCTTGACCTACAAGCCCGGAGAGACTGCCACCGTCATCAAGCCTTTACCGAATGGTCTCTTGATCCAAACGTCCTCTGGTCACGTTCGGAAACTGAACGGTCGGAATACTGAGTCGTTTGAGGTAGGAGAAGTTCAGCAGAGAACGCTCTCTGTCGGCGACCTTGTCCTCATTCGAGGCAAAAACGAAACGGACTTTGCAAACGGGGATCTCCGAAGGGTGAATTTGGTCGACGTGGAGAACGACAAGGTCGTACTCGACAACGGAAAGGAGCTCCCAC encodes:
- a CDS encoding type IV secretion system DNA-binding domain-containing protein, yielding MKPLPPPDFLLREWLRSPHSTTAILLTISFGFSAFAAHRVFQNLRKNEPGISAKWVLPLALAAGLPGAIGASRLSLPWAYGVGIAIVALCGAMFYYADHRRWIKDPAGKAVADRWEIVLQFAGFRWTRDKANRHFFFTGDTGSGKTSGMNGLMKALFERNPRMGGMVMANKGDEWFYLEWLAKKYGREHDIIHLRPRLPGEADAPKHRLNVTGDARFPFTTRARILVDTAAALNPRDEKGFFKVKGASHIARAFELLSEIGRPVTATNAYDLLTSEEALQAALDKLAEGDPNLRKLKLAEILEQTYMKHEAKEQRAGEIGTSQNYLEYLGTPEIAEIFSSNEPDTCSIADVDKGKIFCVDVPQDFTTERQYVFTVAKLLMYRHALRRYALPPHQKYSLNQLIYVGDEFQNAITASHDGTSDFNVIDRLRDCMLMLVVSAQAFESLIPPQTKEQAEVFALNLKNLFMYRAASELDALRCANALGKHWVERASRTVHQDHTSHTYQRVEEYLIKPHEFRNLPDHTAIVRHCTNGFRKVSLRPA
- the mobF gene encoding MobF family relaxase; the protein is MITVGTIRSGADYLSRHLRKNDYWAEGEKEVEGEWIGLGAERLQLEGQVKSKDFEALRTNRHPQTGEALTPRDAPDRVAFFDIQLSAPKDVSIVAMVGGDERVVTAFREAVKVALAEMERYAAVRDRRGKNNETENHRLTHEFAGGLFFHDASRDLDPQLHAHAVLANLTFDAERGHWMALQPAEMLRASPYVRQVLYRELATRLHALGYATTEMTATGFGIEGIGHLRERYSKRSAQVEQLAKDFQAAKGRRPTKKEFEILVRESRNDKLTEVTTEAVRRGQREQLTPKEQSDLEQLVAHARLAPLKVQASIGTPAEVLESAFRHVYERASVAREGVVLAAALTLHPRFSDWRGLRHALEQHPESLRGEGEVTLRSVKREEMDTVHRVTAGRNTRFALGDPDALPSGLTQGQEVAARALLASKDFVTVLVGDAGTGKTSVLRALDTAHRARRTDGFLVLAPTTKARDGLVEAGFADADTIQRFLVSSELQTASIGRAIVVDEAGLLSSKQLDRLTAIAESNYSRVLLIGDTKQHYSVERGDALRNILERSPIDPVRLSEVLRQKSEDDRKFSRHLAEGEIYRAFSLAERKGMLKEIGSEEDLFAHAAERVVAHRKANEDPLVVIPLWSEIERFTAKLRPALRSAGLLGNEEVKRESLNPLGWTVEQKALWHLYRENHRIVFVRRTLTYKPGETATVIKPLPNGLLIQTSSGHVRKLNGRNTESFEVGEVQQRTLSVGDLVLIRGKNETDFANGDLRRVNLVDVENDKVVLDNGKELPPSFHSWTYGHAVTAYRSQGVTAERSLLVLGDLAAQSLERRQFYVGNTRFRGSHEILLTNKMAVLTRAHQANSHRELATEFVERRQINEVERIVPRPVRRWSRTLQRAWLAIANHFPRSNSQTQKQTL